The following are from one region of the Desulfomicrobium apsheronum genome:
- a CDS encoding radical SAM/SPASM domain-containing protein, with translation MTRLRWGASFSQEEIENCKNENGLLSMELELSRECNLRCIYCYAESGDPITDELSYEEILSAIDQAVELGAQKIVVLGGGEPLCYPGIFDVLNYIHAKNVEIELFTNGMLITKDAAQTFIRLGVKPVIKMNSFRPEVQDILAGQKGAFTAIRNGLTLLMEAGYPTKDLPLGAQTVICRHNLEELPAMWIWLRERGIIPYFEMLTLQGRAKRHPDLELSPEELERIFETLADIDAKKFGNFWEPHPSVAAFCCDRHEYSCTVSVTGDIYPCPGVDIPAGNIRHAPLSEILRTSPLIHDLRNIRTNIKGTCAQCDLKAQCYGCRGMAYQATGDYLAADPLCWRNKTYHA, from the coding sequence ATGACTCGCCTAAGATGGGGTGCCTCTTTCAGCCAAGAAGAAATTGAGAATTGCAAGAATGAAAATGGATTACTCTCCATGGAGCTTGAACTTTCAAGAGAGTGCAATCTTCGCTGTATTTATTGCTATGCAGAATCAGGAGATCCGATTACCGACGAGCTTTCATATGAAGAAATTCTCTCTGCCATAGACCAGGCAGTGGAACTTGGGGCTCAAAAAATAGTCGTTCTTGGCGGTGGAGAGCCACTCTGCTACCCTGGAATATTTGACGTACTAAATTATATACACGCCAAAAACGTTGAAATAGAGCTATTTACCAACGGGATGCTCATCACCAAAGATGCTGCGCAGACATTTATACGCCTAGGTGTCAAACCAGTAATCAAAATGAACAGCTTTCGCCCTGAAGTACAAGACATTCTGGCAGGTCAAAAGGGTGCATTCACGGCAATACGCAACGGACTTACGCTACTCATGGAGGCCGGATATCCCACCAAGGACCTGCCCCTCGGCGCACAAACCGTGATCTGTCGGCACAATCTGGAAGAACTGCCTGCGATGTGGATCTGGCTTAGAGAGCGCGGAATAATTCCATATTTCGAGATGCTGACTCTGCAAGGCAGAGCCAAGCGCCATCCCGATCTTGAACTGAGCCCCGAAGAACTTGAACGCATCTTCGAAACACTTGCCGACATCGACGCCAAAAAGTTCGGTAACTTTTGGGAGCCACACCCCTCCGTGGCCGCCTTTTGCTGCGACAGGCACGAATACTCATGCACCGTAAGCGTAACCGGAGACATCTACCCCTGTCCGGGAGTGGACATTCCCGCAGGAAACATCCGACACGCTCCTCTCTCGGAAATTCTGCGCACAAGTCCGCTCATTCATGATTTGCGCAACATCCGCACCAACATCAAAGGCACGTGCGCCCAATGCGATCTGAAGGCGCAGTGCTATGGCTGCCGGGGAATGGCTTACCAGGCCACCGGAGACTACCTCGCCGCCGATCCTCTCTGTTGGCGCAATAAAACGTACCATGCCTAG
- a CDS encoding lysophospholipid acyltransferase family protein, which translates to MDTSQNPYTLRSILRNIGFYCGFIILNLLIFIISLPLYLILRTVNKDSQGQAVRRIIWIYGRMWIILTSLFVKVKIDTKKVTDYPKPSIILVNHQSFFDAFCMGTLPIYDIVFLVRSWPFRIPFYGHYMRKAKYINSENMSCEEFVSEAREKLNQGISIIIFPEGTRSKNGQLGRFYSGAFKLAMESKHPIVPVCIEGTGKFLPKGKLLITANPISIRTLPTIDPIEFEKFGQKAHIELRKKVKRMFLKELEQSFSHYDSTLYAQTCSLRETQ; encoded by the coding sequence ATGGATACGTCACAAAATCCATATACTCTAAGATCTATTTTAAGAAATATTGGATTTTATTGTGGATTTATAATATTAAATTTACTTATATTTATAATTTCTCTACCTTTATATTTAATACTTCGAACAGTAAACAAAGACAGTCAAGGACAAGCAGTTCGTCGTATAATATGGATTTACGGGAGAATGTGGATAATACTGACATCTTTGTTTGTAAAAGTAAAAATAGATACAAAAAAAGTTACAGATTATCCTAAACCAAGCATTATTCTTGTCAATCATCAATCTTTTTTTGATGCTTTTTGCATGGGAACTCTTCCGATTTATGACATAGTATTTTTAGTTCGATCATGGCCATTTAGAATTCCATTTTATGGTCATTACATGCGAAAAGCAAAATATATCAACAGTGAGAATATGTCCTGTGAAGAATTTGTTTCCGAAGCCAGAGAAAAGTTGAACCAGGGAATATCGATAATAATCTTTCCTGAAGGAACTCGCAGCAAAAATGGCCAGCTGGGCCGATTCTATTCTGGAGCCTTCAAACTGGCCATGGAATCCAAACATCCCATAGTGCCTGTTTGTATCGAGGGCACCGGAAAGTTTCTACCCAAAGGAAAATTGCTAATCACGGCAAATCCGATCTCAATTAGAACACTACCCACCATTGACCCAATTGAATTTGAGAAATTTGGGCAAAAAGCTCACATAGAACTGAGAAAAAAGGTCAAAAGGATGTTCTTAAAAGAGCTTGAACAGTCATTTTCGCATTATGACTCCACTTTATACGCACAAACCTGTAGCCTGAGGGAAACACAATGA
- a CDS encoding acyl carrier protein produces MTNDEIIERTNAAIAEEFELDMNDLVPSASFKEDLGLDSLDAVDMVIVLEQEFGIKIGKDPKILRIRQLSDLHSYVIDKKNAFLN; encoded by the coding sequence ATGACGAATGATGAAATCATTGAGCGTACCAATGCCGCAATTGCAGAAGAATTCGAACTGGACATGAACGATTTGGTACCCTCGGCCTCATTCAAGGAAGATTTGGGACTCGACAGTCTGGATGCCGTCGACATGGTCATAGTTTTGGAGCAAGAGTTCGGAATAAAAATAGGGAAAGATCCCAAGATATTGCGGATCAGACAGCTTAGCGACTTGCATTCTTATGTGATCGACAAAAAAAATGCTTTCTTAAACTGA
- a CDS encoding beta-ketoacyl-[acyl-carrier-protein] synthase family protein, giving the protein MQLRRVVITGLGAVSPFGQGAERLFQALVDGESAIRYSAELEKIQGLGPHVAGLVQGMDIKDIPRKIRRTMSPMSVYALLASQEALDQAHVDQDLRTGGRLGIALGSTVGSVDVMEEFFDNFLKDRSIEGIKSMLFFKIMGHSCAANVAQTLGIAGRTLAPTAACATGCQAVGLGYEAIALGKQDLMLCGGADEFHPLTAATFDIIQAASTQYNDRPQCTPRPFDRDRDGIVCSEGAGLLLLESLDSAHARGANILAEISGFASTSDTSSIANPDPEPVRRCMELALAEAGLNAAEIDYVNAHATGTVQGDEAESRAIGDLFGTHTPVSSLKGHMGHAMAASGALELIACVKMLGTGQVIPTRNLDNPAVECSAVALPRKIENKVLQTIIKNNFALGGVNCAIVLRRFFE; this is encoded by the coding sequence ATGCAATTGAGACGGGTCGTAATCACGGGCTTGGGCGCGGTCTCCCCCTTCGGACAAGGTGCCGAGCGACTCTTCCAGGCTCTGGTGGATGGAGAAAGTGCCATCCGATACAGTGCCGAACTGGAAAAAATCCAGGGACTCGGCCCGCATGTCGCCGGGCTGGTTCAAGGCATGGACATCAAGGATATCCCACGTAAAATTCGACGCACCATGTCGCCCATGTCGGTGTATGCTTTGCTCGCCTCGCAGGAGGCCCTGGATCAAGCCCATGTTGACCAAGATCTCCGCACTGGAGGACGATTGGGGATCGCTTTGGGCTCCACGGTTGGAAGCGTGGACGTCATGGAAGAGTTTTTTGACAACTTTTTGAAGGACAGAAGCATCGAAGGCATCAAGTCCATGCTCTTTTTCAAGATCATGGGACACTCCTGCGCGGCAAACGTTGCCCAGACCCTTGGCATCGCTGGCCGCACGCTTGCACCGACTGCCGCCTGCGCTACCGGTTGTCAGGCAGTGGGCCTGGGTTATGAAGCGATAGCCTTGGGTAAGCAAGACCTCATGCTTTGCGGAGGTGCTGACGAATTCCATCCGTTGACAGCCGCAACATTCGACATCATCCAGGCGGCTTCAACACAATACAACGACCGACCGCAATGCACGCCAAGACCATTTGACCGGGATCGTGACGGCATTGTGTGCTCCGAAGGCGCTGGACTTCTCCTGCTGGAATCCTTGGATTCCGCTCACGCTCGGGGGGCGAATATTCTGGCTGAAATTTCAGGCTTTGCTTCCACTTCCGACACGTCAAGCATCGCCAATCCAGACCCTGAACCCGTTAGGCGTTGCATGGAATTGGCGCTTGCGGAAGCAGGCCTCAACGCTGCCGAGATCGACTATGTCAACGCCCATGCCACGGGCACTGTACAGGGAGACGAAGCCGAGAGCCGTGCCATCGGAGATCTTTTTGGGACGCACACGCCCGTTTCAAGCCTGAAGGGACACATGGGACACGCCATGGCCGCCAGTGGCGCGCTTGAACTCATCGCCTGCGTAAAAATGTTGGGCACCGGCCAAGTCATCCCGACCCGCAATCTTGACAACCCTGCCGTGGAATGTTCTGCCGTCGCGCTGCCACGCAAGATAGAAAACAAGGTGTTACAAACAATCATAAAAAACAACTTTGCACTGGGCGGAGTAAATTGCGCTATCGTGCTAAGGAGATTTTTCGAATGA
- a CDS encoding phytoene desaturase family protein, with protein sequence MRQDFVIIGSGISGMTAALLLARQGFKVTLVEKSQSASPTMRGFSRQGVYFDTGLHYTGSFAPGEILDVYFKYLGLKGIVRAPFDPHCFDRLRYPNHKMEFQIPVGYDQIRARLCENFPREAKAIHTYLADVRKNFEQSPFLNLEHKVSVDTLESPVTLKTYLNELTNDGLLKSILGIHALLYGVPPQEIAFSDHAKIAGSYYQSVHGIVGGGLSVIRAFEAALENSRIDVRYGNGAKQVQLTPAGKICGLILDDDEVIETDQILSTIHPAKLLELVPDGAFRPTFTRRLRELVDTPSAYMLFGISENPLPILEQSNLFVCPETDVDNFFQPDRLPEQGPWYLASTRQNNEKRGVVVIAPGSIQDVAAWKSSKLGKRSIEYREHKQKRLDHMRTALLKHVPELESVRFVEGATPLTLRDYMNTPTGSLYGIRHTVNQFNPAPATKIPGLLLAGQSIVAPGLLGAVISAFLTCGFIIGHNKLRKELRACN encoded by the coding sequence ATGCGACAAGATTTTGTAATCATCGGCTCCGGCATTTCTGGCATGACGGCAGCACTGCTTCTTGCGCGTCAAGGATTTAAAGTCACCTTGGTAGAAAAATCTCAGTCTGCATCTCCTACGATGCGTGGTTTTTCTAGACAAGGCGTTTATTTCGACACTGGCCTGCATTATACTGGAAGCTTTGCACCAGGTGAAATCCTGGACGTATATTTCAAATATCTTGGCCTCAAGGGCATTGTGCGCGCCCCTTTCGATCCTCATTGTTTCGACAGATTGCGGTATCCCAACCATAAGATGGAATTCCAAATTCCTGTCGGTTACGATCAGATTCGAGCCAGACTTTGCGAAAATTTCCCTCGGGAAGCAAAAGCAATTCATACTTACCTTGCGGATGTCCGCAAAAATTTCGAGCAGTCACCATTCCTGAATCTGGAGCACAAAGTTTCTGTCGATACTCTTGAAAGTCCTGTCACGCTGAAAACCTATCTCAACGAATTGACCAATGACGGACTCCTTAAATCAATTCTTGGCATACACGCCCTGCTTTACGGCGTACCTCCGCAGGAAATCGCCTTTTCAGACCATGCAAAAATCGCCGGCTCCTATTACCAATCAGTTCATGGCATCGTCGGTGGTGGTCTGAGCGTAATACGAGCTTTTGAAGCCGCTCTTGAAAATTCAAGGATAGACGTCCGTTACGGGAATGGCGCAAAACAGGTGCAACTGACTCCCGCAGGAAAAATATGCGGGTTAATCCTTGATGACGACGAAGTCATCGAAACAGACCAAATTCTGAGCACGATTCATCCCGCCAAACTCCTTGAACTGGTCCCGGATGGCGCCTTTCGCCCTACATTTACCCGTCGCCTTCGCGAACTTGTCGACACTCCTTCTGCCTATATGCTTTTCGGAATTTCCGAAAACCCCCTGCCAATACTTGAGCAAAGCAATCTTTTCGTATGTCCGGAAACAGATGTCGACAATTTTTTCCAACCAGACCGTCTGCCTGAGCAGGGCCCCTGGTACCTGGCGTCCACCAGGCAAAACAATGAAAAACGGGGCGTTGTCGTCATAGCGCCTGGCTCAATACAGGACGTGGCCGCCTGGAAATCATCAAAACTCGGGAAACGTTCCATTGAGTACCGCGAACACAAGCAAAAGCGCCTTGACCATATGCGGACCGCTCTTCTTAAACATGTTCCTGAACTTGAATCTGTTCGATTTGTCGAGGGGGCGACTCCACTTACGCTTCGTGACTACATGAACACGCCCACCGGCAGCCTGTATGGGATTCGCCACACAGTTAATCAGTTCAATCCTGCCCCCGCCACAAAAATTCCGGGCCTCTTGCTCGCAGGACAATCCATTGTCGCCCCTGGGCTTCTTGGGGCAGTGATCTCCGCATTTCTCACCTGCGGATTTATCATCGGCCACAACAAACTTCGCAAGGAATTGAGAGCATGCAATTGA